Proteins encoded within one genomic window of Formosa agariphila KMM 3901:
- a CDS encoding SusC/RagA family TonB-linked outer membrane protein, with translation MKKNLRFILLFLFLVSNWIGYSQTNTVKGTITDESGMPLPGVTILVKGTANGTITDFDGNYTLEYTSPDDVFSFSYVGFKTEEVIIGTKTSLDLTMESDIVGLNEVVIVGYGAMKKSDLTGAVSSVTGDDLLKVASSRPVEALQGRVAGMNISKSSGRPGAGVKVRIRGVGSTNNSDPLYVVDGVPVGTDIEFLAPEDIQSIEVLKDASSTAIYGNKGANGVIIVTTKSGKSSSKPVFSFNTYYGVAEIPNKVDLLNASEQGRLILEAAANDGQSLPSDLETRINYVVANNYKGTDWQNQVFRDGSQQNYNLSVRGGVASNEADRGITYSLSGTIFDEEGIVENTGFKKYIFNSKNEYKINKRLKIGVQLDLFRNEYGNFPQGIYGGPIPLSLTSSPIDSPTNSEGDFIAMQTAFGNNPALIVDQLKYGENTTNSYGFRSWLEYDITDDLNFKTNYKISRGATHNKNYSPVYYLSENFNRGQSELYEQRGDFYSWTWINFLTYTYTFNDIHKVIATLGHESAYNTSSGFSGVGIDVPEDENLQYLNLAKSFNERLNAYQSQTGTTSYFARGFYSFKNKYMLTGTVRYDGSSKFSGDNKWGLFPSVGASWKADEEAFIQDLNMFSTLKFRAGWGRVGNESSAQAGSDVANIGNYSMQYVFNDEQYQGGTSTNIPTPDLRWEIVETQNYGVDLGFLEGDISVTADYFIRDTKDMITRVALPSYYPKDRPNSNIGTMNNSGFEFSLNYGKSIGQINFSIGGNITFIDNEIIKLNADQDAFIDGGYIDKLGYTTRTEAGREIAYFYGYQTDGIFRTQEEVDEYISIQPNAQVGDVRFKDNNENGAIDADDRAYLGSGQADFSYGFNFSVDYKGFDLSGNFYGVQGAEIVNGMSLRLLDVNDYFNAYADRVDRFHPVNNPTGTQPRVTLSDANNNLQFSDRYVEDGSYLRLKNLQIGYTIPSEFTKKSGIDKLRFYVSGQNLLTFTDYKGFDPEIGDLTQDAASDVQSLGIGVDLGNYPQPKLYYFGINLTF, from the coding sequence ATGAAAAAAAACCTTCGATTTATTTTACTGTTTTTATTTCTAGTTTCTAACTGGATTGGATATTCTCAAACCAATACTGTTAAAGGAACCATAACAGATGAAAGTGGTATGCCTTTACCGGGAGTAACTATTTTGGTTAAAGGGACAGCTAATGGAACAATTACTGATTTTGATGGAAATTATACTTTGGAATATACTAGTCCTGATGATGTTTTTTCATTCTCATATGTAGGTTTCAAAACGGAAGAGGTTATAATAGGAACAAAAACCTCCTTAGATTTAACAATGGAGTCCGATATCGTTGGACTAAATGAAGTTGTGATTGTTGGGTATGGAGCCATGAAAAAAAGTGATTTAACAGGAGCTGTTTCTTCTGTAACAGGAGATGATTTATTAAAAGTGGCTTCGAGTAGACCTGTAGAAGCTCTGCAAGGTCGAGTGGCAGGTATGAATATTTCAAAATCTTCAGGACGGCCTGGTGCAGGAGTAAAAGTAAGAATTAGAGGAGTAGGTAGCACTAATAACTCAGATCCGTTATATGTAGTGGACGGGGTTCCTGTTGGTACTGATATTGAATTTTTAGCTCCAGAGGATATTCAAAGTATTGAAGTGTTAAAAGACGCATCCTCTACTGCAATCTACGGAAATAAAGGTGCAAATGGAGTTATTATTGTAACTACAAAGTCAGGTAAATCTTCTAGTAAACCTGTTTTTTCCTTTAATACTTATTATGGAGTTGCAGAAATTCCTAATAAGGTAGATTTATTAAATGCATCAGAACAAGGACGTCTTATCTTAGAAGCTGCTGCAAACGATGGACAATCTTTACCTTCAGATTTAGAGACACGAATTAATTATGTAGTTGCCAACAATTATAAAGGAACGGATTGGCAAAATCAAGTGTTTAGGGATGGTAGTCAGCAAAATTACAATCTGAGTGTTAGAGGAGGAGTAGCTTCAAACGAAGCTGATCGAGGGATTACTTATTCTTTGAGTGGAACTATTTTTGATGAAGAAGGAATTGTTGAAAATACAGGTTTTAAGAAATATATATTTAATTCTAAGAATGAGTATAAGATAAATAAACGTTTAAAAATTGGAGTTCAATTAGACTTGTTTAGAAATGAATATGGGAATTTTCCACAAGGAATTTATGGTGGACCAATTCCATTATCACTGACTAGTAGCCCGATAGATAGTCCTACAAATTCCGAAGGTGATTTTATTGCAATGCAAACAGCCTTTGGTAATAACCCAGCTTTAATAGTTGATCAATTAAAGTATGGTGAAAATACTACAAACTCATATGGTTTTAGATCTTGGCTAGAATATGATATAACAGATGACTTAAATTTTAAAACAAATTATAAAATTTCTAGAGGAGCTACCCATAACAAAAATTATAGTCCTGTATATTATTTAAGTGAAAATTTTAATAGAGGTCAAAGTGAATTATATGAGCAACGTGGAGATTTTTACAGTTGGACATGGATTAATTTTTTAACGTACACCTATACTTTTAATGATATACATAAGGTTATTGCAACCTTAGGACATGAATCTGCATATAATACAAGTTCTGGTTTTAGCGGTGTTGGGATTGACGTACCTGAAGATGAGAATTTACAATATTTAAATCTTGCTAAATCCTTTAATGAAAGATTAAATGCATATCAAAGTCAAACAGGAACAACTTCATATTTTGCCAGAGGATTTTATTCTTTTAAGAATAAGTATATGCTTACAGGTACCGTAAGATATGACGGTTCAAGTAAATTTTCAGGGGATAATAAGTGGGGGCTTTTTCCTTCTGTTGGTGCATCTTGGAAGGCTGATGAAGAAGCTTTTATTCAAGATTTAAATATGTTTTCTACTTTGAAATTTAGAGCTGGTTGGGGTCGAGTAGGAAATGAGTCTAGTGCGCAAGCAGGTTCGGATGTTGCTAATATTGGGAATTATTCAATGCAATATGTGTTTAATGATGAACAATATCAAGGGGGAACATCTACTAACATTCCAACTCCAGATTTAAGGTGGGAAATTGTAGAAACTCAAAATTATGGTGTCGATTTAGGATTTTTAGAGGGTGACATTAGTGTCACGGCAGATTACTTCATCCGAGATACAAAAGATATGATAACCAGAGTTGCATTACCTAGTTATTATCCTAAAGATAGACCAAATTCTAATATTGGAACAATGAACAATAGTGGGTTTGAGTTTTCCTTAAATTATGGTAAATCTATCGGACAGATTAATTTTAGTATAGGTGGTAATATTACGTTTATTGATAATGAAATCATAAAATTAAATGCTGATCAGGATGCTTTTATTGATGGTGGTTATATTGATAAATTAGGATATACTACAAGAACAGAGGCTGGTAGAGAAATAGCTTATTTCTATGGGTACCAAACAGACGGAATATTTAGAACGCAAGAAGAGGTAGATGAATATATTTCAATTCAACCAAATGCTCAGGTAGGAGACGTGAGATTTAAAGATAATAATGAAAATGGTGCTATTGATGCAGATGATAGAGCGTATTTAGGTTCTGGTCAAGCGGATTTTTCTTATGGCTTTAATTTTAGTGTTGATTATAAAGGATTCGATTTATCAGGAAATTTTTATGGTGTTCAAGGTGCGGAAATTGTCAATGGGATGAGTTTAAGATTACTTGATGTAAACGACTACTTTAATGCTTATGCAGACCGTGTCGATCGTTTTCATCCTGTAAATAATCCTACAGGAACTCAACCTAGAGTTACTTTGTCTGACGCAAATAATAATCTTCAATTTTCAGATAGATATGTAGAGGATGGTTCTTATTTAAGACTTAAAAATTTACAGATTGGTTATACAATACCTTCAGAGTTTACAAAAAAATCTGGAATAGATAAGCTTAGATTTTATGTGTCTGGACAGAACCTTTTAACGTTTACAGATTATAAAGGTTTCGATCCGGAAATTGGAGACCTCACTCAAGATGCAGCTAGTGATGTTCAGAGTTTAGGTATAGGTGTGGATTTGGGAAATTATCCGCAACCTAAATTATACTACTTCGGTATTAATCTTACATTTTAA
- a CDS encoding AraC family transcriptional regulator codes for MEIHREITPLKENDCFLVFDRKRKEFSFPIHFHPEYEINFIKNATGGKRIIGDHISEINEYELVMVGPNIYHGWENFKNDKSQTLHEITIQFPRDIFDSKLLSKNILTPIKELFRNSNQGILFSKETAIKLEDKLNSLSKKSGFDNFLNFQSILYALSIAKNKRLLTNISFEEQYDFHNSERIEKVYKYVKANYNSKIKVEDAASLVNMTVISFSRLIKQRTGKTFIEFLNELRLGYATRKLIETNDSVTDICFSCGFNNLSNFNRIFKKKQNCTPSEFRINFKGIKNIF; via the coding sequence ATGGAAATACATCGAGAAATAACACCTTTGAAGGAAAATGATTGTTTTTTGGTTTTTGATAGAAAACGAAAAGAATTCTCTTTTCCAATCCATTTCCATCCGGAATATGAAATCAATTTTATAAAAAATGCAACTGGAGGAAAAAGAATAATTGGAGATCACATTAGCGAAATTAACGAATACGAGCTAGTTATGGTTGGCCCTAATATTTACCATGGCTGGGAGAACTTTAAGAATGACAAATCACAGACTTTACATGAAATTACAATTCAATTTCCTAGAGATATTTTTGATTCGAAATTACTCAGCAAAAATATACTCACCCCTATTAAAGAACTTTTCAGAAATTCAAATCAAGGTATTCTATTTTCTAAAGAGACCGCTATCAAATTAGAAGATAAGCTAAACTCATTAAGTAAGAAGAGTGGCTTTGATAATTTTTTAAACTTTCAATCTATTTTGTACGCTTTATCCATAGCTAAAAACAAAAGACTACTAACTAATATTTCTTTTGAAGAGCAATATGACTTCCACAATAGTGAGCGTATCGAAAAAGTATATAAATATGTAAAAGCAAATTATAATTCAAAAATTAAAGTTGAGGATGCAGCTTCCCTAGTTAACATGACTGTTATCTCTTTTAGCAGATTGATAAAACAACGGACAGGCAAAACTTTTATAGAGTTTTTAAACGAATTACGTCTTGGTTATGCCACTAGAAAATTAATTGAAACAAACGATAGTGTAACTGATATTTGCTTTAGTTGTGGATTTAATAACTTATCTAATTTCAATAGAATATTTAAGAAAAAACAGAATTGTACACCATCTGAATTTAGAATTAACTTTAAAGGTATAAAAAATATATTCTAG
- a CDS encoding type IV secretory system conjugative DNA transfer family protein, giving the protein MDDSIVTYGLIFLLGTGTIFGCYKITNYAFMLNLIWMSIGLLFIWGMEINNHQFLNILIYLGCPLLFLNCIGIVFLQNEDDNTGVDTTYQVHFKLERGKLKLDNIKRGVSIIGSAGSGKTESVVYNLLDHFSTHQFSGVIHDYKHFELTEMAYPIFEKQGVDFKIISFDTIYHRVNPIAPRYMINEESVNEVSRVLIENLLEQKESGSVGASKFFNDAAEGLIGGLIWKLKTAYPKQCTLPHVIAIYQYLDTESLIKFLSSNTTSRAMADAFISGKDSERQTAGVKSTLANALKKISTQRIFMTLSEDEVPLNLNTLEKPTVVSVVNNPKYETAYAPVIATVIHTITKQLSIRHGNPSFLMMEEAPTIRLLNMHRIPATLRSYNIATVYVMQDKIQNDIMYGDKASRAILSNLSYQFFGKVNDPDTAKYYERFFEIVKQETTSINRGHNLDFDTRVTTGEREVAKVRADAFFRLKQGQFVVFADGTDHKVQFTLLNIVRGLPKQVQVYSDEDLQVNFDRVYDEVRSMFN; this is encoded by the coding sequence ATGGATGATTCAATAGTAACATATGGACTAATATTTCTTTTAGGCACTGGAACAATATTTGGTTGTTATAAGATTACTAATTATGCCTTTATGCTGAATCTCATTTGGATGAGTATTGGGCTATTATTCATTTGGGGAATGGAGATAAATAATCATCAATTTCTGAATATCTTAATCTATTTGGGGTGTCCGTTACTATTCTTGAATTGTATAGGAATAGTGTTTTTACAAAATGAAGATGATAATACGGGAGTCGATACAACCTATCAGGTACATTTTAAATTAGAGCGTGGGAAACTAAAACTCGATAATATAAAGCGGGGTGTATCTATTATTGGATCTGCAGGAAGTGGGAAAACGGAGAGTGTGGTTTATAATTTACTTGATCATTTTAGTACGCATCAATTTTCAGGTGTCATTCACGATTATAAACATTTTGAATTGACAGAAATGGCATATCCCATTTTTGAAAAACAAGGTGTAGATTTTAAAATTATTTCATTTGATACGATATATCATCGGGTGAATCCGATTGCACCACGTTATATGATAAATGAAGAAAGTGTAAATGAAGTGTCTCGTGTATTAATTGAAAATCTTTTAGAACAGAAGGAGTCCGGCAGTGTGGGAGCAAGTAAATTTTTTAATGATGCTGCAGAAGGATTAATTGGTGGATTGATATGGAAATTGAAAACAGCTTATCCAAAACAGTGTACTTTACCACATGTTATTGCGATTTATCAATATTTAGATACTGAGAGTTTAATTAAATTTCTGAGTAGTAATACCACATCACGAGCTATGGCTGATGCTTTTATCAGCGGAAAGGATTCTGAACGGCAAACAGCAGGAGTAAAAAGTACCTTGGCAAATGCACTAAAAAAGATTAGTACACAACGTATTTTTATGACACTATCTGAAGATGAAGTTCCACTAAATTTAAATACGCTGGAGAAACCAACTGTAGTTTCAGTTGTGAATAATCCCAAATATGAAACAGCATATGCGCCAGTTATAGCAACCGTTATTCATACCATCACAAAACAATTGAGTATCCGCCATGGAAATCCTTCATTTTTGATGATGGAAGAAGCTCCGACTATCCGATTATTAAATATGCATCGGATTCCTGCCACCTTGCGGAGTTATAATATTGCTACGGTTTATGTGATGCAGGATAAAATCCAGAATGATATTATGTATGGAGATAAAGCGAGTCGTGCGATTCTAAGTAATTTATCCTATCAATTTTTTGGAAAAGTAAATGATCCAGATACTGCTAAATACTATGAGCGCTTTTTTGAAATTGTAAAACAGGAAACTACAAGTATTAATCGAGGTCATAATTTAGATTTTGATACGAGAGTAACAACAGGAGAACGAGAAGTTGCAAAAGTACGAGCAGATGCTTTTTTCAGATTAAAGCAAGGCCAGTTTGTGGTGTTTGCCGATGGAACAGACCACAAGGTTCAGTTTACTTTGCTGAATATAGTTAGAGGTTTACCAAAACAAGTACAGGTATATTCTGATGAAGATTTGCAGGTGAATTTTGACCGAGTATATGATGAGGTTAGAAGTATGTTTAATTAA